The following are encoded in a window of SAR324 cluster bacterium genomic DNA:
- a CDS encoding peptidoglycan DD-metalloendopeptidase family protein has protein sequence MKYSLFLIKKCHPLLILYLLFSVTTMNCSAASDDVTKELRSQLKIKKETIQTMILRKQEIENHLNQNHDLYKTGQAQINALSSGAVIIPGLSLSLDPPTRSAQLSLNYQILSKPGSIVFSPNPALNHAIRELFKAEIQRIESILKQNTAGLNTKLWSSQQLQVLQEDSQIYEEYLKDILSNLSQLQRDTEYLEKQIKLAKNLNKTKGLYPLKGRLPPPVEGRLIQLYGTAGKHPQARMNQSHGIMVLTAADAPVFAVAPGKVVFADVVSEPGKLVIIDHGKETYSIYGGLKNTDVVKGSFVDEADLLGQAGEDSVTRQFQIHFELHVDGIALNPLKWLKKNSYSH, from the coding sequence ATTCTCTACCTGTTGTTTTCAGTCACAACCATGAATTGTTCCGCGGCAAGTGATGATGTAACGAAAGAGTTGCGCTCACAATTGAAAATCAAGAAAGAAACAATTCAGACAATGATTCTCCGAAAACAGGAGATTGAAAATCATCTCAACCAAAACCATGACTTATATAAAACCGGGCAGGCCCAGATAAACGCCCTTTCTTCGGGCGCAGTGATTATTCCCGGTCTCTCCTTGTCTCTTGATCCACCTACACGTTCCGCACAATTGTCTCTGAATTATCAGATTCTTTCAAAACCGGGAAGCATTGTCTTTTCGCCTAATCCAGCATTGAATCATGCAATCCGGGAGCTTTTCAAAGCAGAAATCCAACGCATTGAATCCATTCTGAAGCAGAATACCGCAGGATTGAACACCAAACTCTGGAGCTCTCAGCAATTGCAAGTTTTGCAAGAAGATTCACAGATTTATGAAGAATACCTGAAAGACATTCTTTCCAATCTGTCTCAACTCCAGCGTGACACGGAATATCTTGAAAAACAGATTAAACTCGCAAAAAACCTGAACAAAACCAAAGGACTTTATCCCTTGAAGGGCCGTCTTCCGCCACCAGTTGAAGGTCGTTTGATTCAATTGTATGGCACTGCCGGAAAACACCCTCAGGCCCGAATGAATCAATCCCATGGAATCATGGTTTTGACAGCGGCAGATGCCCCGGTCTTTGCGGTCGCACCGGGCAAAGTGGTATTTGCTGACGTTGTCTCGGAGCCTGGTAAACTGGTCATTATTGATCACGGCAAAGAAACCTATTCCATTTATGGCGGACTTAAAAATACCGATGTGGTTAAAGGTTCTTTTGTCGATGAGGCCGATTTGCTGGGGCAGGCTGGTGAGGACTCTGTAACCCGGCAGTTTCAGATACATTTTGAACTTCATGTAGATGGAATCGCCTTGAATCCGCTGAAATGGCTTAAAAAGAACAGTTATTCACATTGA